The DNA segment CTGCGCACAGGGCGCAAAAACGGGCGGGGCCATAGAAACACCCGCCCTGCGTGAAAACGACTCCGCAAACCCTTTGTTTACCGGGCTTTGCGGAGCCTAATGCGTTACACAGTATCATTGCAAAAGGATGGTGAACACTTCCAAACCTTGTATCGTTTTTTCCCTTTCGTTTACATTTAAATTGTTCAATCGATTTAACAGGTTTCGGTAGAAGCGGGATACATCAGAAAGTAGCTACCTAATACCGAAACATAGAGATCGGAAACCAACGCTATTCAGCAAAATTTGCCTTGACGCTATATTGCCTCCGTGTTATACTCAACTTGTTGAATATGACACGGAGGAGGAATTCATATGTCACTCAAGCATGGTTTGCTGGGACTCTTGAATTACGGTTCTATGACTGGCTATGAACTGGATAAGATTTTTAGGGATTCGCTTTCGTTTTTCTGGCAGGCAAAGACAAGCCAGATTTATCGCGAACTGGATACTATGGAGTGCCACGGCTGGCTGACCAGTGAGCGCATTATTCAGAATGACAAACCCAACAAGAGAGTATATACCATAACGGATAGCGGAAAAGAAGAACTTGGGAACTGGCTATCCATGCCGGAATCGGATATTGCTAATGCAATGCGTGTCAAAAGCGCATTTCTGATGCGTGTATTTTTCGCAGGAGAAACGAGTACGGAACAATCACTGGAAATGCTTCGAACATACCGTGAAAAATGCATGGAAGCTAGTAAGGGAATGAGTGCCGCCTATGATGCTATCTCTAAATATAGGACGGTTGTTGGCAACGATGAAAAATCAAAATACTGGAGAATAGCAGCACTTTATGGGGACGCATTTATCCATGCAGGTCTTACCTGGGCGGATAAAGCAATAGCTGTTTTAGAGGAGAAGTGAAATGATAAAGATCTTAGTTTTGAATGGTTCTCCCAAAAGTGGAAATAGCAACACCATGTACCTTACCCGCGCATTTTTGAACGGAGC comes from the Synergistaceae bacterium genome and includes:
- a CDS encoding PadR family transcriptional regulator, producing the protein MSLKHGLLGLLNYGSMTGYELDKIFRDSLSFFWQAKTSQIYRELDTMECHGWLTSERIIQNDKPNKRVYTITDSGKEELGNWLSMPESDIANAMRVKSAFLMRVFFAGETSTEQSLEMLRTYREKCMEASKGMSAAYDAISKYRTVVGNDEKSKYWRIAALYGDAFIHAGLTWADKAIAVLEEK